The region GAGGGCTTAGGGGGGGCTcttggggtctggggggggtCATGGGGGGCTTTTGGTGCCCGGGGGGGCTTCGGGATCTGGGGGCTGCTCTTGGGGTCTGGAGGAGGTCTGTGaggtccgggggggggggctttggggcctGGGGGAGGGGCTGTGGAGCCCTGGGGGCGGTTTTGGGGCCTGGAGGGGAGGTTcttgggggttgggggggtcTTGGGGCCCACGGAGGGGCACTAGGGGGATTTGTGAGGGCACAGGGAGATCTTTTGGGCcttgggggggggtctgggggggtcttttggggtctgggggcagGGTCTGGTAGGCTTGGGTGGGGCTCTTGTGGTGTGGGGGGGCTGTGAGGCCttggggggctttggggagggtCTCTGAGGCTTTTGGAGGTCTCCAGGAGGGTCTAGGGAACGCTTTGCAGAGGTCTCTGGTGGTTTTGGGGggtcttcctgtttttttggtGCCTCCGCCTCCTTTTTTGGGGTTCCCCCTGTTCCCGGGGGTCCCTAACCCCGTGTGTCctccccccccagaccccccctCCACCATGCAGCTCTTCGTCCGCGCCCAGTCCCTCCACGCCATCGAGGTCTCCGGCGCCGAGACCGTCGCCCAAATCAAGGTGAgtccccccaccaccaccgTTACCGGGCTGCTCCCCGCCCCGAAACCTTTTGGGGCTGACCCgttttgggattttttccccccaaaaccaGGCGAGGATCGCGGCGCTGGAGGCCGTCGCCCCCGAGGACCAGGTGCTGCTCTTCGGGGGAAGCCCGCTGCAGGATGAGGCCGTGCTGGAGCGGAGCGGCATCCCCGAATTTTCCACCCTCGACGTGGCCGCGCGGCTGCTGGGGGGTACGGGATTACCGGGGGGCAATTAACGGGGCCTCCTCGTTAGCCTGATGAGTTCCTAATCTTTAattgcgcccccccccccccctttttgcACAGGTAAAGTCCACGGTTCTCTCGCCCGCGCCGGCAAAGTGAGGGGCCAGACCCCCAAGGTGAGTTTTGGGGGGAATTCGGGGAGGATTTGAGGGATTTTAGGGGGGGTCGAGGATATTTTTAGGGTCCCAGAGCTTTGTTTTTTGGGGCGCAGCCCCTAAACGCCCTCACCTTTTggttttttcccccaaaacccAGGTGGCGaagcaggagaagaagaagaagaagacgGGGCGCGCCAAGCGGCGCATGCAGTACAACCGGCGCTTCGTCAACGTCGTCCCCACCTTCGGCAAGAAGAAGGGCCCCAACGCCAACTCCTAGGGGAGGAAAATCCCCCCCGAAATAAACAAAATCCCCAAAACCGCGCCGGGAGCGGGGTTTCGCGGCCCTTCTGGTGGAATAAAAATTGTTTGGGCTCCAAACCGTCGAAGTTTTGAAGGATTTGGGGTGGAAAACGGGGTTTTGTGGTTGTAGAGCATGTGGTAAACACAGAACGTCAAGGATTTGGGTGGAAAAATGAGGGGTCACACCCCAGCCCCGTTCTGAGAggagaaagttttattttgggtGGGAAAATCCACCCTTTTCAGCCCAAAAG is a window of Cygnus atratus isolate AKBS03 ecotype Queensland, Australia unplaced genomic scaffold, CAtr_DNAZoo_HiC_assembly HiC_scaffold_186, whole genome shotgun sequence DNA encoding:
- the FAU gene encoding FAU ubiquitin-like and ribosomal protein S30; its protein translation is MQLFVRAQSLHAIEVSGAETVAQIKARIAALEAVAPEDQVLLFGGSPLQDEAVLERSGIPEFSTLDVAARLLGGKVHGSLARAGKVRGQTPKVAKQEKKKKKTGRAKRRMQYNRRFVNVVPTFGKKKGPNANS